ATGCTCGCGCTGTGATCGGGGGGCCGTGCTGTGATCGGGGGCCGTCCGGTGTTCGCCGGGCGGCCCCCGGCCCACAGCCCCGGCCCGCTCCCCGAAGAGCGAGGAGAGGCCGAGAAGCAAGAATGGGGCCCGGCCTCGCGGCCGGACCCCCCTCGCTTTCCCCCGTCGGGCCTTCCCGTTCCCCCCGGACCCCTCCCCGGAAGTCCCGACGCCATGTGTGACCCGGGAGGGTACGCAAAGGTTGCAGCCCTTTACGATCTCTTTACCTTCGGCCTCGATCGCGGTCCTCAGCAGGCATGTTGCCCATAGCGCTCCGCCACCTCGGCCAGCACGTCCGCCCCGTCGCGGGCCCACAGCGCCTCGTTGAAGATCTCCACCTCGATCGGGCCGTCGAAGCCCGCCGCCTCGACCTCCCGACGGAACGCCCGGAAGTCCACGCTCCCGTCGCCCAGTTGGCCCCGCCCCAGCAGCACGCCCGCCGGGAGCGGGGTGATCCAGTCGGCCAGCTGGAAGGAGTGGATGCGGCCGGCCGCTCCCGCGCGGGCGATCTCGGCGGGGGCCCGGTCGTCCCACCAGACGTGGTACGTGTCGACGACCACCCCCACCTGCTCGGCCGGGAAGCGTTCCGCGATGTCCAAAGCCTGGCCCAGAGTCGAGACCACACAGCGGTCCGAGGCGAACATCGGGTGCAGCGGTTCGATCGCCAGGCGGACGCCGCGCTCCGCCGCGTACGGGGCGAGTTCGGCCAGCGCGTCCGCCACCCGTTCGCGAGCGCCGTACAGGTCGCGGCTGCCGGGCGGGAGGCCGCCGGAGACCAGCACCAGGGTGTCCGTGGACAGGGCCGCCGCCTCGTCCACCGCCCGGCGGTTGTCGTCCAGGGCGCGGGCCCGCTCCTCCGGGTCCAGGGCGGTGAAGAAGCCGCCGCGGCAGAGGCTGGTGACGGAGAGGCCCGCGTCCGCGATGAGCCGTGCCGTGCGCTCCACGCCGTACGCCTGCACCGGCGCCCGCCACAGGCCGACCTTGCCGATGCCAGCCTTGGCGCAGCCCTCCGCCAGCTCGGGGAGCGACCACTGCTTGATGGTCTCCTGGTTGAGCGAGAGGCGGGACAGGTGTTCGTCGTTCATCGTGTGCCTCCGTTGACCGCCAGCAGCGCCCGCATCCGGTGGGCCGCCAGCTCCGGATCGGGGAACAGGCCCAAGCCGTCCGCCAGCTCGTACGCCTTCGCCAGGTGCGGCAGCGAGCGCGCCGACTGCGCTCCGCCCACCATCGTGAAGTGGTCCTGGTGGCCGGCCAGCCAGGCCAGGAGGACCACGCCCGTCTTGTAGAAGCGGGTCGGCGGCTGGAAGAGGTGACGGGAGAGTCCGACCGTCGGGTCGAGAAGGGCCCGGAAGCCTGCCACGTCCCCCGTGTCCAGCACCCGTACCGCGTGCGCCGCCAGCGGGCCCAACGGGTCGAAGATGCCCAACAGCGCGTGACTGAAGCCCTGTTCGTCACCCGCGATCAGTTCCGGGTAGTTGAAGTCGTCGCCCGTGTAGCAGCGCACCCCGCCCGGGAGCCGTCGGCGTACGTCGATCTCGCGGGCCGCGTCCAGGAGGGAGATCTTGATGCCGTCGACCTTGTCCGGGTGTTCGGCGATGACCTTCAGGAACGTGTCCGTCGCCTCGTCCAGGTCCGTGCTGCCCCAGTAACCGTCGAGCGCCGGGTCGAACATCGGGCCCAGCCAGTGCAGGATCACCGGCTCGGAGGCCTGGCGCAGGAGGTGCGCGTACGTGGACAGGTAGTCCTCCGGGCCCCTTGCCGCCCGGGCCAGTGCGCGCGACGCCATCAGGATCGGCTGTACGCCGTTCTCCTCGGCGAGGGCCAGTTGCTCCTCGTACGCCGACCTGACCTCGGCGAGGGCCGGCTCACCGGACGCCGGCAACTGGTCCGTGCCCACGCCGCAGGCGATCCTCCCGCCCACCGCCTTCGCCTCCGCCGCCGACCGGCGGATCAGTTCGGCCGCGCCCGCCCAGTCCAGGCCCATCCCGCGCTGCGCCGTGTCCATCGCCTCCGCCACGCCCAGGCCGTGCGACCAGAGGTGGCGGCGGAAGGCGAGCGTGGACTCCCAGTCGACGGCCGCCGGGTCGTCGGGGCTGATGTCCGCGTACGGGTCCGCGACGACGTGGGCCGCCGAGAAGACCGTACGGGAGGTGAGCGGCGCCCCTCCCGGCGCGAGGGCGAGAGGGGTCGTACGCGGCGTGTACGGGCCCTGGGGCAGCGGGACAGGAGCCGTCACAGCGTCAGCTCCGGGACCTCGAAGCGACGGCCCTCCGCCGACGACTTCAGCCCCAGCTCGGCGAGTTGGACGCCCCGCGCGCCCGCCAGCAGGTCCCAGGTGTACGGCTCGTCGAGAGCCACATGGCGCAGGAACAGCTCCCACTGCGCCTTGAAGCCGTTGTCGAACTCCTGGTTGTCCGGAATCTCCTGCCACTGGTCGCGGAACGACTCCGTCACCGGCAGGTCCGGGTTCCAGACCGGCTTGGGGGTCGAAGAGCGGTGCTGCACGCGGCAGTTGCGCAGGCCCGCCACGGCGGAGCCGTGCGTACCGTCGACCTGGAACTCCACCAGCTCGTCGCGGTTGACCCGCACCGTCCAGGAGGAGTTGATCTGCGCGACCGCCCCGCCCGCCAGCTGGAAGATGCCGTACGCGGCGTCGTCGGCGGTCGCCTCGTACGGCTTGCCGTGCTCGTCCCAGCGCCGCGGGACATGCGTCTGCACATGGGCCGTCACGGAGGTGACCTGGCCGAAGAGCTCGTGGAGCACGTACTCCCAGTGCGGGAACATGTCCACGACGATGCCCCCGCCGTCCTCCGCGCGGTAGTTCCACGAGGGGCGCTGGGCCTCCTGCCAGTCGCCCTCGAAGACCCAGTAGCCGAACTCCCCCCGGATGGAGAGGATCTCGCCGAAGAATCCGCCGTCGATCAGGCGCTTCAGCTTCAGCAGGCCCGGCAGGAAGATCTTGTCCTGGACCACGCCGTGCTTGATGCCCGCGTCCCGGGCGAGCCGGGCCAGGTCGAGGGCGCCCTCGACGTCCGTGGCCGTGGGCTTCTCGGTGTAGATGTGCTTGCCCGCCGCTACGGCCTTCTTGATCGCCTCGACGCGGGCCGAGGTGACCTGGGCGTCGAAGTAGATGTCGACCGTGTCGTCCGCGAGCACCGCGTCCAGGTCCGTCGACCACTCGGTGAGCCCGTGCCGGGCCGCCAGCTCCTCCAGGGCGTGGGCGCGGCGGCCGACGAGGACGGGCTCCGGCCAGAGCACCTCGCCGTCGCCCAGGTCCAGGCCGCCCTGCTCGCGGATCGCGAGGATCGAACGCACCAGATGCTGCCGGTATCCCATGCGACCCGTCACGCCGTTCATGGCGATGCGCACTGTCCTGCGTGTCACGAAGTTCCCTCCATACAGCCGTAGCAAGCGCTTTCTATACGAGATGACGCTAGCCTGCGGACAGCGGCCGGACAAGAGGGGCGCCGCACGTGACTCACGGAGGAAAGCGATGACAGTCACCCTGGCGGACGTGGCGGCCCGCGCCCGGGTGTCCCCGGCCACCGTCTCGCGTGTGCTGAACGGCAACTACCCGGTCGCCGCGTCGACCCGGGAGCGGGTCCTGCGCGCGGTGGACGATCTGGACTACGTGCTCAACGGGCCCGCCAGCTCGCTGGCCGCCGCCACGTCCGACCTGGTCGGCATCCTGGTCAACGACATCGCCGACCCCTTCTTCGGGATCATGGCGGGGGCCGCGCAGACCCAGATCGGCGGACCCGGGGACGGCTCCGGGCGGGCGGGCGGCGAGAAGCTGGCCGTCATCTGCAACACCGGCGGCTCCCCCGAGCGCGAGCTCACCTACCTCACGCTCCTCCAGCGCCAGCGCGCCGCCGCGGTCGTCCTCACCGGCGGCGCGGTGGAGAGCCCGGACCACCAGGCCGCCATGTCCGTGAAGCTGGCCAAGATGGCGGACGCGGGCACCCGGATCGTCTTCTGCGGGCGGCCCCCGCTCCCCGACGGGGACGCGCTCGTCGCCGCGCTCGCCTTCGACAACCGGGGCGGCGGGCGGCGGTTGACCGAGCACCTGATCTCGCTGGGCCACCGCAGGATCGGCTACGTCGCCGGGCCGCCCGAACGGACCACCACCCGGCACCGGCTGGAGGGCCACCGCGAGGCCCTGCGGGGCGCCGGACTCGACACGGTGCCCGAGGACGAGGAGCGGCTCACCGTGCACGGGCCCTACGACCGGCGCTCCGGGTACGAGGCCACCCTCGAGATACTGCGCCGCGAACCGGGCGTGACGGCGATCGTCGCCGCCAACGACACCGTGGCGCTGGGCGCTTGCGCCGCCGTACGGGACCAGGGGCTGCGCATCCCGCAGGACATCTCGGTGGCGGGCTTCGACGACCTGCCGTTCTCGGTGGACGCGGTCCCGGCGCTGACGACCGTACGGCTGCCGCTCTTCGAGGCGGGGGCGCGGGCCGGGCGGCTCGCCATGGGCAAGGAGAACCCGCCGCCTGGCGGAATCGCCACCATCGCCGCCGAGTTGATGATCCGGGGGTCGACGGCCCCGCCCCGGGTGGGGTGAGGCCCCCGGGGTGAGTCCCCCTGGGGCGAGGCCTCCGGTCGGGCTCAATCCGCTTCGCCGCGAGGCCGGTTGTCCGCCTTCACGCTACCGCCACGCCTTCCCCCGTCGGTACCTTCACCTGGCCGTCACACACGTGCCAGTCGGGGACCCAGCTCAGGAGCGGGCCGGTCGGAATGAACACCAGACACCTCATGGCCTTCGCAGAAGTCGCCACGTGCCCGGCCCTGGCCCGGGTCTGCGTCACGCTCGCGGCGCGGGGGGAGGCTCTTGCCCGGGTCTTCGGCCCCGGCGGCCTCTCCTACGGCCGGGATCTGCGGCGCAGAGTCGGCCGGGGCAGGGCTGTCCCCGGACCGCTGAACCAGGCAGGGCACTGAGCGCACCCAGCTGGCCCACGGGCCGGGAGCGAAAGATGGGGGCAACTCCCCCATGCGCCAGAGGAGTCCCCCCTCCAGGATGGTTCGTGAGCGGTCCGGTGGGCCGCTCCCGACCTGGGAGGTGCGATGGAGAAGGAACTGATCGGCAGCGGCGGTACGGGGGCCGCTGCCCGTCCCGCCCTCCCGGGCACGAACGGGTCCGTCGTGTCCGCCCGGTCCGCCGCTGCCGGGTCCCTCGCCTCCTCTCCGTCGGCCGCAGCGGCCGTCACGGCGGCGGAAGCCGCACGTACGAACCACCTCCCCACGAACGCGGCGAGCAAGCCGAACGCCACCGGCGCAGGCACCGGCGCTGGCAGCACCACGCCCGGCACCGGCCCCTGGTGGCTCCCCGGCGTCGTCGGGGAACCGCCCCTGTGCGAGCCCGACTGGGTCGCCTTCGTGCGGGCCGTCATCGCCGACGCGCCGCCCCGGGCCGTCGTCGCCGAGCGGGACTACCCCGGCCTCACCGGATTCGCCCTCGTCGTGGCCCCGTTCGCCGAGCGGG
This DNA window, taken from Streptomyces griseus subsp. griseus, encodes the following:
- a CDS encoding dihydrodipicolinate synthase family protein: MTAPVPLPQGPYTPRTTPLALAPGGAPLTSRTVFSAAHVVADPYADISPDDPAAVDWESTLAFRRHLWSHGLGVAEAMDTAQRGMGLDWAGAAELIRRSAAEAKAVGGRIACGVGTDQLPASGEPALAEVRSAYEEQLALAEENGVQPILMASRALARAARGPEDYLSTYAHLLRQASEPVILHWLGPMFDPALDGYWGSTDLDEATDTFLKVIAEHPDKVDGIKISLLDAAREIDVRRRLPGGVRCYTGDDFNYPELIAGDEQGFSHALLGIFDPLGPLAAHAVRVLDTGDVAGFRALLDPTVGLSRHLFQPPTRFYKTGVVLLAWLAGHQDHFTMVGGAQSARSLPHLAKAYELADGLGLFPDPELAAHRMRALLAVNGGTR
- a CDS encoding Gfo/Idh/MocA family protein, encoding MTRRTVRIAMNGVTGRMGYRQHLVRSILAIREQGGLDLGDGEVLWPEPVLVGRRAHALEELAARHGLTEWSTDLDAVLADDTVDIYFDAQVTSARVEAIKKAVAAGKHIYTEKPTATDVEGALDLARLARDAGIKHGVVQDKIFLPGLLKLKRLIDGGFFGEILSIRGEFGYWVFEGDWQEAQRPSWNYRAEDGGGIVVDMFPHWEYVLHELFGQVTSVTAHVQTHVPRRWDEHGKPYEATADDAAYGIFQLAGGAVAQINSSWTVRVNRDELVEFQVDGTHGSAVAGLRNCRVQHRSSTPKPVWNPDLPVTESFRDQWQEIPDNQEFDNGFKAQWELFLRHVALDEPYTWDLLAGARGVQLAELGLKSSAEGRRFEVPELTL
- a CDS encoding LacI family DNA-binding transcriptional regulator, yielding MTVTLADVAARARVSPATVSRVLNGNYPVAASTRERVLRAVDDLDYVLNGPASSLAAATSDLVGILVNDIADPFFGIMAGAAQTQIGGPGDGSGRAGGEKLAVICNTGGSPERELTYLTLLQRQRAAAVVLTGGAVESPDHQAAMSVKLAKMADAGTRIVFCGRPPLPDGDALVAALAFDNRGGGRRLTEHLISLGHRRIGYVAGPPERTTTRHRLEGHREALRGAGLDTVPEDEERLTVHGPYDRRSGYEATLEILRREPGVTAIVAANDTVALGACAAVRDQGLRIPQDISVAGFDDLPFSVDAVPALTTVRLPLFEAGARAGRLAMGKENPPPGGIATIAAELMIRGSTAPPRVG
- a CDS encoding sugar phosphate isomerase/epimerase family protein — encoded protein: MNDEHLSRLSLNQETIKQWSLPELAEGCAKAGIGKVGLWRAPVQAYGVERTARLIADAGLSVTSLCRGGFFTALDPEERARALDDNRRAVDEAAALSTDTLVLVSGGLPPGSRDLYGARERVADALAELAPYAAERGVRLAIEPLHPMFASDRCVVSTLGQALDIAERFPAEQVGVVVDTYHVWWDDRAPAEIARAGAAGRIHSFQLADWITPLPAGVLLGRGQLGDGSVDFRAFRREVEAAGFDGPIEVEIFNEALWARDGADVLAEVAERYGQHAC